A window from Sus scrofa isolate TJ Tabasco breed Duroc chromosome 2, Sscrofa11.1, whole genome shotgun sequence encodes these proteins:
- the TRPM5 gene encoding transient receptor potential cation channel subfamily M member 5 isoform X2: MSGPRGERGQDPPCQNLRRSGNNSRDGLAAPREGEAPMQDAGGVCSGGPGGAGDRWGPGLLRGEIEFGGSGKKRGKFVKVPSSVAPSVLFDLLLAEWHLPAPNLVVSLVGEERPFAVKSWLRDVLRKGLVKAAQSTGAWILTSALRVGLARYVGQAVRDQSLASTSTKARVVAIGIAPLGRVLHRQLLDDAQEDSPVRYPMDDSGGQGPLCPLDNNHSHFILVEPGPPGKGDGPTELRLRLERHISEQRTGYGGTSSIEIPVLCLLVNGDPSTLERISRAVEHAAPWLILAGSGGVADVLAALMHQPQLLVPQVAEKQLREKFPSEHFSREDILHWTALLQNIASHPHLLTVHDFEQEGSEELDTVILKALVKACKSHSQEAQDYLDELKLAVAWDRVDIAKSEIFNGDVEWKSHDLEEVLMDALVNNKPEFVRLLVDNGADVADFLTYGRLQQLYRSVRPKSLLFDLLQRKLEEGRLTLGLGAQPAREPPAGPPAFSLHEVSRVLKDFLHDACRGLYQAERGPARRPPGQKGLLDLTQRSENPWRDLFLWAVLQNRHEMATYFWAMGQEGVAAALAACKILKEMAHLETEAAAGRTLCQAKYEQLALGEHRGGARALPETLPEGQTAPVMGTQLPASGTHPAGRGPRGGGSHGPAGGRPGGAGRIHVAAPGGWAPGRAQLASWGQRRRAGGGRAWASVAVAAPSADLFSECYGNSEERAFALLVRRNRSWSRTTCLHLATEADAKAFFAHDGVQAFLTRIWWGDMASGTPVLRLLAAFLCPALIYTNLITFREEAPLRTGLEDLQELDSLDTEKSLLCSPGSRAEARAVAPRTRGSRGPHAAFLLTRWRKFWGAPVTVFLGNVLMYFAFLFLFSYVLLVDFRPPPQGPSGPEVTLYFWVFTLVLEEIRQGFFTDEDTHLVKKVMLYVEDNWNKCDMGAIFLFIAGVTCRVLPSGFEAGRTILAVDFMVFALRLIHIFAIHKQLGPKIIIVERMMRDVFFFLFFLSVWLVAYGVTTQALLHPHDGRLEWIFRRVLYRPYLQIFGQIPLDEIDEARVNCSVHPLLLEGSPSCPNLYANWLVILLLVTFLLVTNVLLMNLLIAMFSYTFQVVQGNADMFWKFQRYHLIVEYHERPALAPPFILLSHLSLLLKRVFRKEAAQKRAHLERDLPEPLDQKVVTWEAVQKENALGKLEKQRKDSGEELLRKTAHRVDSVAKYLGALREQERRVKRLESQVNYCTVLLSSVADTLAQGSAYWSSWNFSSGSPQASADGGGRLSGREHPEARPPPSSA, translated from the exons ATGTCCGGGCCCCGGGGAGAAAGAGGGCAG GACCCCCCCTGCCAAAACCTCCGCAGAAGTGGCAACAACTCGCGTGACGGGCTTGCAGCGCCCAGGGAGGG GGAGGCCCCCATGCAGGATGCGGGGGGCGTCTGTTCCGGCGGCCCCGGGGGTGCTGGAGACAGATGGGGGCCGGGCCTGCTCCGGGGCGAGATTGAATTTGGAGGGTCTGGGAAGAAGCGAGGCAAG TTTGTGAAGGTGCCCAGCAGTGTGGCCCCATCCGTGCTCTTCGACCTCCTGCTGGCCGAGTGGCACCTGCCGGCCCCCAACCTGGTGGTGTCGCTGGTCGGCGAGGAGCGGCCCTTTGCCGTGAAGTCGTGGCTGCGGGACGTCCTGCGCAAAGGGCTGGTGAAGGCGGCTCAGAGCACAG GCGCCTGGATCCTGACCAGTGCACTCCGGGTGGGCCTCGCCCGCTATGTCGGGCAAGCTGTGCGTGACCAGTCGCTGGCCAGCACGTCCACCAAGGCCCGCGTGGTGGCCATCGGCATCGCCCCGCTGGGCCGTGTGCTGCACCGTCAGCTGCTGGACGATGCCCAG GAGGACAGCCCTGTTCGCTACCCCATGGATGACAGTGGCGGCCAGGgccccctctgccccctggaCAACAACCACTCCCACTTCATCCTGGTGGAGCCGGGCCCGCCTGGGAAGGGTGACGGGCCCACGGAGCTGCGGCTGAGGCTGGAAAGGCACATCTCGGAGCAAAGGACTGGCTACGGGG GCACGAGCAGCATCGAGATCCCCGTCCTCTGCCTGCTGGTCAACGGCGACCCCAGCACCCTGGAg AGGATCTCCAGGGCTGTGGAGCACGCCGCGCCGTGGCTCATCCTGGCGGGCTCTGGGGGCGTCGCCGACGTGCTGGCCGCCTTGATGCACCAGCCCCAGCTCCTGGTGCCCCAGGTGGCTGAGAAGCAGCTCAGAGAGAAGTTCCCCAGCGAGCACTTCTCCCGGGAGGACATCCTGCACTGGACAGCCCTG CTGCAGAACATAGCCTCGCACCCGCACCTGCTCACCGTGCATGACTTCGAGCAGGAGGGCTCCGAGGAGCTGGACACCGTGATCCTCAAGGCGCTGGTGAAAG CCTGCAAGAGCCACAGCCAGGAGGCACAGGACTACCTGGACGAGCTGAAGCTGGCTGTGGCCTGGGACCGTGTAGACATTGCCAAGAGCGAGATTTTCAACGGGGACGTGGAGTGGAAG TCCCATGACCTGGAGGAGGTGCTGATGGACGCGCTGGTGAACAACAAGCCCGAGTTCGTGCGCCTCCTCGTGGACAACGGCGCCGACGTGGCGGACTTCCTGACCTACGGGCGGCTGCAGCAGCTCTACCGCTCCGTGCGCCCCAAGAGCCTGCTCTTCGACCTGCTGCAGCGCAAGCTCGAGGAGGGCCGCCTGACGCTGGGGCTGGGCGCGCAGCCGGCCCGGGAGCCGCCCGCCGGGCCGCCCGCCTTCTCCCTGCACGAGGTGTCGCGGGTGCTCAAGGACTTCCTGCACGACGCCTGCCGCGGCCTCTACCAGGCG GAGAGGGGCCCGGCCAGGCGGCCCCCGGGCCAGAAGGGGCTGCTGGACCTGACGCAGAGGAGCGAGAACCCCTGGAGGGACCTGTTCCTGTGGGCTGTGCTGCAGAACCGCCACGAGATGGCCACCTACTTCTGGGCCATG ggccaggagggagtggcggCCGCTCTGGCCGCCTGCAAGATCCTCAAAGAGATGGCCCACCTGGAGACAGAGGCCGCGGCGGGCCGCACGCTGTGCCAGGCCAAGTACGAGCAGCTGGCGCTGGGTGAGCACCGCGGCGGGGCCCGGGCCCTCCCCGAAACCCTCCCAGAGGGGCAGACGGCACCCGTGATGGGGACGCAGCTCCCCGCCTCAGGCACACACCCCGCCGGGCGGGGACCCCGAGGGGGAGGTTCCCATGGTCCTGCGGGGGGACGGCCAGGCGGGGCGGGCCGCATCCACGTGGCAGCCCCCGGGGGGTGGGCTCCGGGCAGGGCCCAGCTCGccagctgggggcagaggaggagggcggGCGGGGGCCGGGCCTGGGCGTCCGTGGCAGTGGCCGCGCCCTCGGCAGACCTGTTCTCCGAGTGCTACGGCAACAGCGAGGAGCGCGCCTTTGCTCTGCTGGTGCGCCGGAACCGCTCCTGGAGCAGGACCACCTGTCTGCACCTGGCCACCGAGGCCGATGCCAAGGCCTTCTTTGCCCACGATGGGGTGCAG GCCTTCCTCACCCGGATCTGGTGGGGCGACATGGCCTCGGGCACCCCTGTCCTGCGGCTGCTGGCCGCCTTCCTCTGTCCGGCCCTCATCTACACCAACCTCATCACCTTCAG GGAGGAGGCCCCTCTGCGGACAGGCCTGGAGGACCTGCAGGAGCTGGACAGTCTGGACACGGAGAAGAGCCTGCTGTGCAGCCCGGGCAGCCG GGCAGAGGCGCGGGCCGTGGCGCCGAGGACTCGGGGCAGCCGGGGCCCGCACGCGGCCTTCCTGCTCACGCGCTGGCGGAAGTTCTGGGGCGCGCCCGTGACCGTGTTCCTGGGCAACGTGCTCATGTACTtcgccttcctcttcctcttctcctacGTGCTGCTGGTGGACTTCCGGCCGCCCCCGCAGGGGCCGTCGGGGCCCGAGGTCACGCTCTACTTCTGGGTGTTCACGCTGGTGCTGGAGGAGATCCGGCAG GGCTTCTTCACGGACGAGGACACGCACCTGGTGAAGAAGGTCATGCTGTACGTGGAGGACAACTGGAACAAGTGCGACATGGGGGCCATCTTCCTCTTCATCGCGGGCGTCACCTGCAG GGTGCTGCCGTCGGGGTTCGAGGCCGGCCGCACCATCCTGGCCGTGGACTTCATGGTGTTCGCGCTCCGGCTCATCCACATCTTCGCCATCCACAAGCAGCTGGGCCCCAAGATCATCATCGTGGAGCGGATG ATGAGGGAcgtcttcttcttcctcttcttcctgagcGTGTGGCTCGTGGCCTACGGCGTGACCACCCAGGCGCTGCTGCACCCCCACGACGGCCGCCTGGAGTGGATCTTCCGCCGCGTGCTCTACCGGCCCTACCTGCAGATCTTCGGGCAGATCCCCCTGGACGAGATCGACG AAGCCCGCGTGAACTGCTCCGTGCACCCGCTGCTGCTGGAGGGCTCGCCCTCCTGCCCGAACCTCTATGCCAACTGGCTGGTCATCCTCCTGCTGGTCACCTTCCTGCTGGTCACCAACGTGCTGCTCATGAACCTGCTCATCGCCATGTTCAG CTACACGTTCCAGGTGGTGCAGGGCAACGCGGACATGTTCTGGAAGTTCCAGCGCTACCACCTCATCGTGGAGTATCACGAGCGCCCGGCCCTGGCCCCGCCCTTCATCCTCCTCAGCCACCTGAGCCTGCTGCTCAAGCGGGTCTTCCGGAAGGAGGCCGCGCAGAAGCGGGCGCACCTGG AGAGAGACCTGCCGGAGCCCCTGGACCAGAAGGTGGTCACCTGGGAGGCGGTGCAGAAGGAGAACGCGCTGGGCAAGCTGGAGAAGCAGCGGAAGGACAGCGGGGAGGAGCTGCTTCGAAAGACGGCCCACAG GGTGGACTCCGTAGCCAAGTACCTGGGGGCGCTGAGAGAGCAGGAGAGGCGGGTCAAGCGGCTCGAGTCTCAG gtcAACTACTGCACAGTGCTCCTGTCCTCCGTGGCCGACACGCTGGCCCAGGGCAGCGCCTACTGGA GCTCTTGGAACTTCAGCAGTGGGAGCCCACAGGCTTCTGCTGACGGAGGAGGGCGCCTGAGCGGCAGGGAGCACCCAGAGGCCAGGCCACCGCCCTCGAGCGCCTGA
- the TRPM5 gene encoding transient receptor potential cation channel subfamily M member 5 isoform X3, giving the protein MSGPRGERGQDPPCQNLRRSGNNSRDGLAAPREGEAPMQDAGGVCSGGPGGAGDRWGPGLLRGEIEFGGSGKKRGKFVKVPSSVAPSVLFDLLLAEWHLPAPNLVVSLVGEERPFAVKSWLRDVLRKGLVKAAQSTGAWILTSALRVGLARYVGQAVRDQSLASTSTKARVVAIGIAPLGRVLHRQLLDDAQEDSPVRYPMDDSGGQGPLCPLDNNHSHFILVEPGPPGKGDGPTELRLRLERHISEQRTGYGGTSSIEIPVLCLLVNGDPSTLERISRAVEHAAPWLILAGSGGVADVLAALMHQPQLLVPQVAEKQLREKFPSEHFSREDILHWTALLQNIASHPHLLTVHDFEQEGSEELDTVILKALVKACKSHSQEAQDYLDELKLAVAWDRVDIAKSEIFNGDVEWKSHDLEEVLMDALVNNKPEFVRLLVDNGADVADFLTYGRLQQLYRSVRPKSLLFDLLQRKLEEGRLTLGLGAQPAREPPAGPPAFSLHEVSRVLKDFLHDACRGLYQAVSGAGGGGRGPWRRRADGPVLQERGPARRPPGQKGLLDLTQRSENPWRDLFLWAVLQNRHEMATYFWAMGQEGVAAALAACKILKEMAHLETEAAAGRTLCQAKYEQLALDLFSECYGNSEERAFALLVRRNRSWSRTTCLHLATEADAKAFFAHDGVQAFLTRIWWGDMASGTPVLRLLAAFLCPALIYTNLITFREEAPLRTGLEDLQELDSLDTEKSLLCSPGSRAEARAVAPRTRGSRGPHAAFLLTRWRKFWGAPVTVFLGNVLMYFAFLFLFSYVLLVDFRPPPQGPSGPEVTLYFWVFTLVLEEIRQGFFTDEDTHLVKKVMLYVEDNWNKCDMGAIFLFIAGVTCRVLPSGFEAGRTILAVDFMVFALRLIHIFAIHKQLGPKIIIVERMMRDVFFFLFFLSVWLVAYGVTTQALLHPHDGRLEWIFRRVLYRPYLQIFGQIPLDEIDEARVNCSVHPLLLEGSPSCPNLYANWLVILLLVTFLLVTNVLLMNLLIAMFSYTFQVVQGNADMFWKFQRYHLIVEYHERPALAPPFILLSHLSLLLKRVFRKEAAQKRAHLERDLPEPLDQKVVTWEAVQKENALGKLEKQRKDSGEELLRKTAHRVDSVAKYLGALREQERRVKRLESQVNYCTVLLSSVADTLAQGSAYWSSWNFSSGSPQASADGGGRLSGREHPEARPPPSSA; this is encoded by the exons ATGTCCGGGCCCCGGGGAGAAAGAGGGCAG GACCCCCCCTGCCAAAACCTCCGCAGAAGTGGCAACAACTCGCGTGACGGGCTTGCAGCGCCCAGGGAGGG GGAGGCCCCCATGCAGGATGCGGGGGGCGTCTGTTCCGGCGGCCCCGGGGGTGCTGGAGACAGATGGGGGCCGGGCCTGCTCCGGGGCGAGATTGAATTTGGAGGGTCTGGGAAGAAGCGAGGCAAG TTTGTGAAGGTGCCCAGCAGTGTGGCCCCATCCGTGCTCTTCGACCTCCTGCTGGCCGAGTGGCACCTGCCGGCCCCCAACCTGGTGGTGTCGCTGGTCGGCGAGGAGCGGCCCTTTGCCGTGAAGTCGTGGCTGCGGGACGTCCTGCGCAAAGGGCTGGTGAAGGCGGCTCAGAGCACAG GCGCCTGGATCCTGACCAGTGCACTCCGGGTGGGCCTCGCCCGCTATGTCGGGCAAGCTGTGCGTGACCAGTCGCTGGCCAGCACGTCCACCAAGGCCCGCGTGGTGGCCATCGGCATCGCCCCGCTGGGCCGTGTGCTGCACCGTCAGCTGCTGGACGATGCCCAG GAGGACAGCCCTGTTCGCTACCCCATGGATGACAGTGGCGGCCAGGgccccctctgccccctggaCAACAACCACTCCCACTTCATCCTGGTGGAGCCGGGCCCGCCTGGGAAGGGTGACGGGCCCACGGAGCTGCGGCTGAGGCTGGAAAGGCACATCTCGGAGCAAAGGACTGGCTACGGGG GCACGAGCAGCATCGAGATCCCCGTCCTCTGCCTGCTGGTCAACGGCGACCCCAGCACCCTGGAg AGGATCTCCAGGGCTGTGGAGCACGCCGCGCCGTGGCTCATCCTGGCGGGCTCTGGGGGCGTCGCCGACGTGCTGGCCGCCTTGATGCACCAGCCCCAGCTCCTGGTGCCCCAGGTGGCTGAGAAGCAGCTCAGAGAGAAGTTCCCCAGCGAGCACTTCTCCCGGGAGGACATCCTGCACTGGACAGCCCTG CTGCAGAACATAGCCTCGCACCCGCACCTGCTCACCGTGCATGACTTCGAGCAGGAGGGCTCCGAGGAGCTGGACACCGTGATCCTCAAGGCGCTGGTGAAAG CCTGCAAGAGCCACAGCCAGGAGGCACAGGACTACCTGGACGAGCTGAAGCTGGCTGTGGCCTGGGACCGTGTAGACATTGCCAAGAGCGAGATTTTCAACGGGGACGTGGAGTGGAAG TCCCATGACCTGGAGGAGGTGCTGATGGACGCGCTGGTGAACAACAAGCCCGAGTTCGTGCGCCTCCTCGTGGACAACGGCGCCGACGTGGCGGACTTCCTGACCTACGGGCGGCTGCAGCAGCTCTACCGCTCCGTGCGCCCCAAGAGCCTGCTCTTCGACCTGCTGCAGCGCAAGCTCGAGGAGGGCCGCCTGACGCTGGGGCTGGGCGCGCAGCCGGCCCGGGAGCCGCCCGCCGGGCCGCCCGCCTTCTCCCTGCACGAGGTGTCGCGGGTGCTCAAGGACTTCCTGCACGACGCCTGCCGCGGCCTCTACCAGGCGGTGAGCGGGgccggcgggggcgggcgggggccgTGGCGACGGCGGGCTGACGGCCCCGTCCTCCAGGAGAGGGGCCCGGCCAGGCGGCCCCCGGGCCAGAAGGGGCTGCTGGACCTGACGCAGAGGAGCGAGAACCCCTGGAGGGACCTGTTCCTGTGGGCTGTGCTGCAGAACCGCCACGAGATGGCCACCTACTTCTGGGCCATG ggccaggagggagtggcggCCGCTCTGGCCGCCTGCAAGATCCTCAAAGAGATGGCCCACCTGGAGACAGAGGCCGCGGCGGGCCGCACGCTGTGCCAGGCCAAGTACGAGCAGCTGGCGCTGG ACCTGTTCTCCGAGTGCTACGGCAACAGCGAGGAGCGCGCCTTTGCTCTGCTGGTGCGCCGGAACCGCTCCTGGAGCAGGACCACCTGTCTGCACCTGGCCACCGAGGCCGATGCCAAGGCCTTCTTTGCCCACGATGGGGTGCAG GCCTTCCTCACCCGGATCTGGTGGGGCGACATGGCCTCGGGCACCCCTGTCCTGCGGCTGCTGGCCGCCTTCCTCTGTCCGGCCCTCATCTACACCAACCTCATCACCTTCAG GGAGGAGGCCCCTCTGCGGACAGGCCTGGAGGACCTGCAGGAGCTGGACAGTCTGGACACGGAGAAGAGCCTGCTGTGCAGCCCGGGCAGCCG GGCAGAGGCGCGGGCCGTGGCGCCGAGGACTCGGGGCAGCCGGGGCCCGCACGCGGCCTTCCTGCTCACGCGCTGGCGGAAGTTCTGGGGCGCGCCCGTGACCGTGTTCCTGGGCAACGTGCTCATGTACTtcgccttcctcttcctcttctcctacGTGCTGCTGGTGGACTTCCGGCCGCCCCCGCAGGGGCCGTCGGGGCCCGAGGTCACGCTCTACTTCTGGGTGTTCACGCTGGTGCTGGAGGAGATCCGGCAG GGCTTCTTCACGGACGAGGACACGCACCTGGTGAAGAAGGTCATGCTGTACGTGGAGGACAACTGGAACAAGTGCGACATGGGGGCCATCTTCCTCTTCATCGCGGGCGTCACCTGCAG GGTGCTGCCGTCGGGGTTCGAGGCCGGCCGCACCATCCTGGCCGTGGACTTCATGGTGTTCGCGCTCCGGCTCATCCACATCTTCGCCATCCACAAGCAGCTGGGCCCCAAGATCATCATCGTGGAGCGGATG ATGAGGGAcgtcttcttcttcctcttcttcctgagcGTGTGGCTCGTGGCCTACGGCGTGACCACCCAGGCGCTGCTGCACCCCCACGACGGCCGCCTGGAGTGGATCTTCCGCCGCGTGCTCTACCGGCCCTACCTGCAGATCTTCGGGCAGATCCCCCTGGACGAGATCGACG AAGCCCGCGTGAACTGCTCCGTGCACCCGCTGCTGCTGGAGGGCTCGCCCTCCTGCCCGAACCTCTATGCCAACTGGCTGGTCATCCTCCTGCTGGTCACCTTCCTGCTGGTCACCAACGTGCTGCTCATGAACCTGCTCATCGCCATGTTCAG CTACACGTTCCAGGTGGTGCAGGGCAACGCGGACATGTTCTGGAAGTTCCAGCGCTACCACCTCATCGTGGAGTATCACGAGCGCCCGGCCCTGGCCCCGCCCTTCATCCTCCTCAGCCACCTGAGCCTGCTGCTCAAGCGGGTCTTCCGGAAGGAGGCCGCGCAGAAGCGGGCGCACCTGG AGAGAGACCTGCCGGAGCCCCTGGACCAGAAGGTGGTCACCTGGGAGGCGGTGCAGAAGGAGAACGCGCTGGGCAAGCTGGAGAAGCAGCGGAAGGACAGCGGGGAGGAGCTGCTTCGAAAGACGGCCCACAG GGTGGACTCCGTAGCCAAGTACCTGGGGGCGCTGAGAGAGCAGGAGAGGCGGGTCAAGCGGCTCGAGTCTCAG gtcAACTACTGCACAGTGCTCCTGTCCTCCGTGGCCGACACGCTGGCCCAGGGCAGCGCCTACTGGA GCTCTTGGAACTTCAGCAGTGGGAGCCCACAGGCTTCTGCTGACGGAGGAGGGCGCCTGAGCGGCAGGGAGCACCCAGAGGCCAGGCCACCGCCCTCGAGCGCCTGA